Proteins from a genomic interval of Fuerstiella sp.:
- the bioD gene encoding dethiobiotin synthase, with protein sequence MKTLFVSGTDTDVGKTWVSCQILAELRRRGFRMGAWKPVCSGAVRQHGRLLWEDIRSLASAIGVHDTDITLMDRICAHRFQAPMAPNVAARLEGRVLADHDLVTGLDAWRDDADLVLIEGAGGLLSPVSDGMLVAELAQRLVSPTVIVSANRLGTIHQTLATVEAAESRGIKVSAVVLNEVSPDLDPVLLQTNKDELKRLMPGVLLCTVEHGGEVCGLSQEVDFLQWFE encoded by the coding sequence ATGAAGACACTGTTTGTTTCCGGAACAGATACTGACGTCGGCAAGACCTGGGTTTCCTGTCAGATCCTTGCAGAGTTGAGACGCAGAGGATTTCGTATGGGGGCATGGAAACCCGTGTGCAGCGGTGCGGTTCGCCAGCACGGACGACTCCTTTGGGAAGATATCCGATCTCTGGCTTCAGCAATCGGTGTTCATGACACGGACATTACTCTGATGGATCGCATCTGCGCCCATCGTTTCCAGGCTCCGATGGCTCCGAACGTTGCCGCGAGACTGGAAGGAAGAGTGCTGGCAGACCATGATCTTGTCACAGGACTGGACGCGTGGCGAGATGACGCCGATCTGGTGCTGATTGAAGGTGCCGGTGGTCTGTTGAGTCCGGTTTCTGACGGAATGCTGGTGGCTGAGCTCGCTCAGCGGCTGGTATCGCCAACTGTGATCGTGTCGGCCAACCGGCTGGGAACCATCCATCAGACACTGGCAACCGTTGAAGCAGCTGAGTCCCGCGGAATCAAGGTCTCAGCAGTGGTGCTGAACGAAGTTTCCCCGGACCTGGATCCGGTTTTACTGCAGACCAACAAGGATGAACTGAAACGTTTGATGCCTGGTGTTTTACTGTGCACAGTAGAGCATGGTGGCGAAGTGTGCGGTCTGTCGCAGGAAGTCGATTTTCTGCAATGGTTCGAATGA
- a CDS encoding iron-containing alcohol dehydrogenase, which yields MQPGLPAGFMESNSSEYPENKVDGMETDNVFQMAASNIRFGAGCTAEIGMDLRDMSAGRTMVLMDPNLRSLPVAEIVTDSLERQSIDFVLFDEVSVEPTDASFQHAAAVAADGNFDAFVAVGGGSTIDTAKAANLYSTWPADFFHYVNAPIGDGQPVPAPLKPLIAVPTTAGTGSETTGVAIFDYVDKRAKTGIAHRYLKPTLGIIDSENTKTLPAAVAASSGLDVLSHALESYTAMPYLDRPRPEGPLHRPAYQGSNPVSDIWAVHALKLMAEFLPRAFADTTDDEARGNMMLAAAIAGIGFGNAGVHLPHGMSYPVAGMVKSFQPQGFDVDHPLVPHGMSVILNTPAVVRFTAPACPERHLQAAAALGADVGGVSPEDSGEVLAARVIDFMQLMQMPNGLESIGYTAASIPDLVQGTLPQHRVTKLSPRPATEQDLTSLFQESMTIWPNTGTNDRAPA from the coding sequence ATGCAGCCTGGTCTCCCGGCGGGCTTCATGGAATCCAATTCCTCTGAGTATCCGGAAAATAAAGTGGACGGCATGGAAACTGACAATGTCTTTCAGATGGCGGCTTCCAATATTCGATTTGGAGCAGGATGCACGGCCGAAATCGGCATGGATCTGCGGGATATGTCGGCCGGACGAACCATGGTTCTGATGGATCCGAATCTGCGATCGCTGCCTGTTGCTGAAATTGTGACGGATTCATTGGAACGGCAGTCGATTGACTTCGTGCTGTTTGATGAAGTTTCCGTTGAACCGACCGATGCCAGTTTTCAGCATGCGGCCGCTGTCGCTGCTGACGGCAATTTTGATGCGTTCGTGGCTGTGGGAGGTGGCAGCACAATCGACACGGCAAAAGCCGCCAATCTTTATTCCACCTGGCCGGCAGATTTTTTTCACTATGTCAACGCACCGATTGGCGATGGTCAGCCGGTGCCGGCTCCCCTGAAACCACTGATTGCGGTACCGACCACGGCCGGTACCGGTAGTGAGACAACCGGTGTTGCTATCTTTGATTACGTGGACAAGCGGGCAAAAACCGGGATTGCTCACCGATATCTGAAACCCACACTGGGAATCATTGATTCGGAAAATACCAAAACGCTGCCGGCTGCTGTGGCCGCTTCCAGCGGACTGGATGTTCTGAGCCATGCTCTGGAATCATACACGGCGATGCCTTATCTAGATCGTCCCAGACCGGAGGGGCCTCTGCACCGGCCTGCTTATCAGGGGTCCAATCCTGTCAGTGATATCTGGGCTGTGCATGCGTTGAAACTGATGGCCGAATTTCTGCCTCGAGCCTTTGCGGATACCACAGACGATGAAGCCCGGGGCAACATGATGCTGGCAGCCGCCATTGCCGGGATTGGGTTTGGGAATGCGGGCGTGCATCTGCCGCACGGGATGTCTTATCCGGTGGCCGGCATGGTAAAATCCTTTCAGCCGCAGGGATTCGATGTTGATCATCCCCTGGTGCCGCACGGAATGTCAGTCATATTGAATACTCCGGCCGTGGTCCGTTTCACGGCGCCCGCCTGCCCGGAACGGCATCTGCAGGCTGCCGCCGCATTGGGAGCAGACGTTGGTGGTGTTTCGCCGGAAGACTCTGGCGAAGTCCTCGCCGCACGTGTGATTGATTTCATGCAGCTGATGCAGATGCCCAACGGACTGGAATCGATCGGATACACGGCGGCCAGTATCCCTGATCTTGTTCAGGGAACGTTGCCTCAACACCGGGTCACAAAACTGTCACCCCGCCCGGCAACAGAACAGGACCTGACATCGCTGTTTCAGGAGTCTATGACGATCTGGCCGAACACCGGCACCAATGACCGCGCACCTGCCTGA
- a CDS encoding CNNM domain-containing protein: MSHLVESAPIWLPRTGAMVLLILFSAFFSSSETACFFLSRDQIGRFSAGNNREKILASLMGNPDRLLTGVLFWNLVINLTYFAVGIALVRRLTLAGYPAIAAAAGVLNLLGMIIFGEVLPKSVAVVRGQALARAAAWPLATALFILDPLIPLLSRMARILRRTFWPDVKQEAQLNPADLERALDTSAALGRDMLQEEQHVMHNVLDLNEMQAEEVMCPRRHCLSVPPDGRLNSTNLPNVRHVDFLLVQDSKDSEIYGVLPLDHLHTATDQTYAELAEPVVFVPWCASLAQVLTQLEGRNREVAVVVHEHGEMVGILPYEDLIASVLSESPSRTKRILRREPLIEVDSNHYHAEGLVTLRYLARRLRVTLTAHDESLYTLAGLFQDRLERIPLRGDQFEWHGWVFTAIDVTDRGLVRVLAEPAELPGPAQEVSER, translated from the coding sequence ATGAGTCACCTTGTTGAATCAGCCCCGATCTGGCTCCCTCGGACAGGTGCCATGGTCCTGCTGATACTGTTCTCCGCATTTTTTTCTTCGAGTGAGACGGCCTGTTTTTTTTTGTCACGTGATCAAATCGGCCGATTTTCCGCGGGAAACAACCGCGAAAAAATTCTGGCATCGCTCATGGGCAATCCGGATCGACTGCTGACCGGTGTGCTGTTCTGGAATCTGGTCATCAACCTGACATATTTTGCGGTTGGCATTGCTCTGGTCCGACGACTGACACTGGCCGGTTATCCAGCGATTGCTGCTGCCGCCGGTGTTCTGAATCTGCTGGGTATGATTATCTTTGGTGAAGTCCTCCCCAAGAGTGTGGCCGTTGTGCGAGGGCAGGCTCTGGCCCGGGCTGCCGCCTGGCCGCTGGCGACGGCACTGTTCATACTGGATCCGCTGATTCCCCTGTTAAGCCGAATGGCCCGGATCCTGCGCCGCACGTTCTGGCCGGATGTAAAACAGGAAGCTCAGTTGAATCCCGCCGATCTGGAACGAGCACTGGACACGTCAGCAGCACTCGGTCGGGACATGCTTCAGGAAGAACAGCATGTGATGCACAATGTGCTGGATCTGAACGAAATGCAGGCCGAAGAGGTCATGTGTCCTCGCAGACACTGCCTTTCCGTTCCACCGGACGGACGGCTGAATTCAACGAATCTTCCGAATGTGCGACATGTGGATTTCCTGCTCGTCCAGGACAGCAAAGACAGCGAAATTTACGGCGTCCTTCCTCTTGACCATCTCCACACAGCTACGGATCAGACGTATGCCGAACTGGCTGAACCTGTCGTGTTCGTTCCGTGGTGTGCCAGTCTGGCTCAGGTACTGACCCAGCTTGAAGGACGTAACCGCGAAGTTGCAGTGGTTGTCCACGAACATGGTGAAATGGTAGGCATCCTGCCCTATGAGGACCTGATTGCCAGCGTGCTTAGTGAGTCGCCCAGCCGCACCAAGCGTATTTTACGTCGCGAGCCACTGATTGAAGTCGATTCCAATCATTACCATGCTGAAGGACTGGTGACGCTGAGATATCTGGCCCGACGTCTGAGGGTCACACTGACGGCACATGATGAATCGCTGTACACCCTCGCCGGCTTATTCCAGGATCGACTGGAACGAATTCCTTTGCGGGGAGACCAGTTCGAATGGCACGGCTGGGTTTTTACTGCAATCGACGTGACCGACCGGGGTCTGGTGAGAGTTCTTGCAGAACCCGCAGAATTGCCGGGGCCGGCCCAGGAGGTCTCTGAACGATGA
- a CDS encoding FliA/WhiG family RNA polymerase sigma factor, whose amino-acid sequence MTSKLSEDIVHVWIEFKKDMRNQALRNRLMERYLPLVKYNAERVWAKLPEGVDLNDLMSAGVFGLMDAIEAYDMERGVKFETYCVPRIRGAMLDELRTMDWVPRLVRSKASKLEAARKSVVARVGRPPTDVEIAGEMGLPIQEFEKLKAEASAVNLVSLNKKWYETDGYKDVREVDVLEDAKGEDPTNGIQKLDVMKLVTRGLNRNERLIIILYYYEELTMKEIGTTLGLSESRVSQMHSSIVARMKEQLGDRRPEFNH is encoded by the coding sequence ATGACCAGCAAGCTCAGTGAAGATATAGTGCATGTCTGGATAGAATTCAAAAAGGACATGCGCAATCAAGCCTTGCGGAACCGGCTGATGGAACGGTATCTGCCACTTGTGAAATACAATGCAGAACGCGTGTGGGCCAAACTGCCGGAAGGTGTGGATCTTAACGATCTGATGTCTGCTGGTGTCTTTGGTCTTATGGATGCCATCGAAGCCTATGATATGGAACGTGGCGTTAAATTCGAAACCTACTGCGTGCCACGTATTCGCGGGGCCATGCTGGACGAACTGCGAACCATGGACTGGGTTCCTCGTCTTGTACGCAGCAAAGCCAGCAAGCTGGAGGCCGCTCGGAAATCGGTTGTTGCCAGGGTCGGCCGTCCACCAACGGATGTCGAAATCGCCGGGGAAATGGGTCTTCCCATCCAGGAGTTTGAAAAACTTAAGGCTGAAGCCAGCGCAGTGAACCTGGTCAGCCTGAACAAGAAGTGGTACGAAACTGACGGCTACAAAGATGTCCGCGAAGTTGACGTGCTGGAAGATGCGAAGGGTGAAGATCCGACAAACGGCATCCAGAAACTGGATGTCATGAAACTGGTCACCCGGGGACTCAATCGTAATGAACGACTGATCATCATTTTGTATTACTACGAAGAACTGACAATGAAGGAAATCGGAACCACCCTGGGACTGTCTGAGTCCCGGGTGAGTCAGATGCACAGCAGCATCGTTGCGCGAATGAAAGAACAACTTGGCGACCGACGACCGGAGTTCAATCATTGA
- a CDS encoding DUF1549 and DUF1553 domain-containing protein, with the protein MQHDGLNVRFLLAGVAVAFAVNGGTNQAGEEDAGSTLPQEPVIVGSPDRIEVSPEEFRLLGPREKLQLIITGYYADGSVQDLTRTAMFSVNDANISVSEAGVVLPVSDGMASVTVAAGDLTAEARIEVVGQQESHPVSFQYGTLVALSKQGCNSGACHGSPSGKGGFRLSLRAFDAELDQYTLLREEFGRRTDALDPENSLLLLKPLMKVTHGGGLKLNEHDPAYSILRDWIAGGCQTDPEDAPVCVGIRVTPGENRVLIRPAHTQQMCVMAEFSDGTVRDVTELAVYSTSDTEVAQVTRGGFVIGKDRGEAAVIVRYLEFIESTILTFVKDIDGYEWQTQPVNNYVDTLTHAKLQKLRYLPSDLCTDEEFLRRVYLDLVGSLPSIEEAQQFLSDSSADSREKLVNRLLDRPEYGKFWALKWGDILRLTKGQVGDDGVHKYHRWIERAVSSNMPYDEFARELLTASGSTLENPAANFFRTTKDMNDCVETVSQIFLGARLQCAKCHNHPFERWTQDNYYGMGAFFNRVQRKKTRRPDEVFVWSAPTGDVTQPRTGQTMQPWVPVVGNVKQLSEIDRRQSFADWLTTADNPFFAKIEVNRIWSHLLGRGIVDPVDDFRESNPPSNGPLLDALAQDFVEHGFDRKHVIRRIVNSRTYQMSHRPNDFNRDDSKYFSHYWPRLLTAEQMLDAICHVTGIEETFESLPPGMKATQLPAPDLVNHEFLKVFGQPERQTACECERTTESNLGMAIQFLNGPLIHNKVRDGSNRFRSLVSSGKSDEEIITELNLAALARVPTGEEMAAEIGHVASKKIQLEEENVRLQAEIELTGQTLEELKKTLRDQVFDIRLLTVPEAIRDDVRVAVTTAEQERSPVQIYLVEKLGALREITDEQLLKELPEEQQKQLTESEAGFAKLQDSVMSPENIRLVALEDICWVLLNRNEFLFNH; encoded by the coding sequence ATGCAACATGATGGACTGAATGTTCGATTTCTTCTCGCGGGGGTTGCCGTGGCATTTGCGGTCAACGGTGGCACGAATCAGGCCGGTGAGGAAGATGCCGGCAGCACGTTGCCACAGGAGCCCGTGATTGTGGGTTCGCCGGATCGGATTGAGGTTTCCCCGGAAGAATTCAGGTTGTTGGGACCGCGGGAAAAACTGCAGCTGATCATCACTGGCTACTACGCAGACGGCAGTGTCCAGGATCTGACACGTACTGCCATGTTTTCCGTAAACGATGCGAACATTTCCGTCAGCGAAGCCGGGGTGGTGTTACCGGTGTCAGACGGTATGGCTTCTGTGACCGTGGCTGCAGGAGATCTCACTGCCGAAGCACGGATTGAAGTTGTCGGTCAGCAGGAATCTCATCCTGTGTCCTTTCAGTACGGAACGCTTGTCGCGCTGTCAAAACAGGGGTGTAACTCCGGTGCCTGCCACGGTTCTCCCAGCGGCAAAGGCGGTTTTCGACTGTCGCTGCGGGCTTTTGATGCGGAACTGGATCAGTACACACTGCTGCGAGAAGAATTTGGACGGCGGACGGATGCTCTGGATCCGGAAAACAGCCTGCTGCTGCTCAAGCCACTGATGAAAGTGACTCATGGTGGCGGATTAAAATTGAATGAACACGATCCAGCTTACAGCATTCTGAGAGACTGGATTGCCGGTGGTTGTCAGACGGATCCGGAGGATGCCCCGGTTTGTGTAGGGATTAGAGTCACGCCAGGAGAAAACCGTGTTTTGATTCGTCCGGCTCATACGCAGCAGATGTGCGTGATGGCAGAGTTCTCAGACGGTACTGTGCGGGACGTCACCGAACTGGCCGTGTATTCCACGTCAGATACGGAGGTCGCGCAGGTCACCCGTGGAGGTTTTGTGATCGGAAAGGATCGCGGTGAAGCGGCCGTGATTGTCAGGTATCTGGAATTCATCGAATCAACCATTCTGACTTTCGTAAAAGACATTGACGGTTATGAATGGCAGACACAGCCGGTAAACAATTACGTCGATACCCTGACACATGCGAAACTGCAGAAACTCAGGTATCTGCCATCAGATCTGTGCACGGACGAGGAATTTCTCCGACGTGTCTACCTTGATCTGGTTGGCAGTTTGCCCTCCATCGAAGAGGCGCAGCAGTTTCTTAGTGATTCGTCTGCTGACAGCCGTGAGAAACTGGTGAACCGTTTGCTGGATCGTCCGGAGTACGGAAAATTCTGGGCTCTCAAATGGGGTGATATTCTGCGGCTTACCAAAGGACAGGTAGGAGACGACGGTGTTCACAAATATCATCGCTGGATCGAGCGGGCGGTGAGCAGCAACATGCCGTATGACGAATTCGCACGAGAGCTGCTGACGGCTTCCGGGAGTACGCTGGAGAATCCCGCTGCCAACTTCTTCCGGACCACCAAAGATATGAACGACTGTGTGGAAACCGTTTCTCAGATCTTTCTGGGTGCAAGACTTCAGTGTGCCAAGTGTCACAATCATCCGTTTGAACGCTGGACTCAGGACAATTACTACGGGATGGGGGCGTTTTTCAACCGGGTTCAGCGCAAAAAGACGCGTCGGCCGGATGAAGTGTTTGTGTGGTCGGCCCCGACCGGAGACGTCACACAGCCTCGAACCGGTCAGACCATGCAGCCCTGGGTTCCGGTGGTTGGAAATGTCAAACAGTTGAGTGAGATCGATCGTCGACAGTCGTTTGCAGACTGGCTGACGACTGCTGATAACCCGTTTTTCGCAAAGATCGAAGTCAATCGGATCTGGAGTCATCTGCTGGGACGCGGCATTGTGGATCCTGTCGATGACTTTCGAGAATCCAATCCGCCTTCAAACGGACCGCTGTTGGATGCTCTAGCTCAGGATTTTGTCGAACACGGATTCGACCGCAAGCATGTGATACGCAGGATTGTTAACAGTCGTACCTATCAGATGAGTCACCGTCCGAATGATTTCAATCGTGATGATTCCAAATACTTTTCGCACTACTGGCCGCGTTTGCTGACTGCCGAACAAATGCTGGACGCGATTTGCCACGTCACCGGGATCGAAGAAACTTTTGAATCACTTCCTCCAGGGATGAAAGCAACTCAGTTACCTGCTCCTGACCTTGTCAATCATGAATTTTTAAAGGTCTTTGGGCAGCCCGAACGACAAACCGCGTGTGAATGTGAGCGCACCACCGAATCCAACCTGGGAATGGCCATTCAGTTCCTCAACGGACCGTTGATTCATAACAAAGTGCGCGACGGATCCAATCGGTTTCGTTCGCTGGTCAGTTCCGGAAAGTCGGATGAGGAAATCATCACGGAGCTGAACCTGGCAGCCCTGGCCCGTGTGCCAACCGGTGAAGAGATGGCAGCGGAGATCGGACACGTGGCCAGTAAGAAAATTCAGCTGGAAGAAGAAAATGTTCGGCTGCAGGCGGAGATTGAGCTGACCGGGCAGACGCTGGAAGAACTGAAGAAGACCCTGCGGGATCAGGTGTTTGATATTCGTTTGTTGACGGTTCCGGAAGCCATTCGGGACGATGTTCGGGTTGCGGTGACAACTGCAGAACAGGAACGCAGCCCCGTGCAGATTTATTTGGTGGAAAAACTTGGAGCTCTGCGGGAGATCACTGACGAGCAGTTGCTGAAAGAACTGCCCGAAGAACAGCAGAAACAGTTGACCGAATCCGAAGCCGGTTTCGCAAAACTGCAGGACTCTGTCATGTCACCGGAAAATATTCGTCTGGTGGCACTTGAAGATATCTGCTGGGTGCTTCTGAACAGGAATGAGTTTCTGTTTAACCATTAA
- a CDS encoding CNNM domain-containing protein, whose product MITVLILSVSFALFLTGMQLSAFFSGSETGFYRVSRLQLTLQEQQGDEASRHLVEFVRHPERFVGTTLVGNNVANYLTTLAIGLFVAEASGYPGPSGSTELTATLILAPIVFVFGELIPKSLYYRSPLSLLRRRSSIFRFFYYLFLPLSFPLTLIARAVSRFTGQETPSVDTMFGRTRMFGLIASGERDGILTQVQRRMADNLIHTEELTLAELMESPGQIPRVRQSAGLETVLGVAAASGSAWVFLEREQQEVTGVVRVSTLMLSRFSPAAVSEPLPQFSQETHPLVALSELFRQHAQFGIVRDHGITVGVIRRSILSSQLLMSRKAPAVPTTA is encoded by the coding sequence ATGATCACGGTACTGATACTTTCCGTGTCGTTTGCACTGTTTCTGACCGGAATGCAGCTGTCGGCATTCTTCAGCGGGTCGGAAACCGGCTTCTACCGTGTGAGCCGCCTGCAACTGACACTGCAGGAGCAACAGGGCGACGAAGCTTCGCGTCATCTGGTCGAGTTCGTCCGTCACCCGGAACGCTTCGTAGGTACCACACTGGTTGGAAACAATGTGGCCAACTATCTGACCACACTGGCCATCGGACTTTTTGTTGCTGAAGCCAGCGGTTATCCCGGTCCGTCAGGATCCACTGAACTCACCGCAACTCTAATCCTGGCCCCCATCGTGTTTGTCTTCGGTGAGCTGATACCGAAAAGTCTGTACTATCGTTCGCCGCTGTCACTGCTGCGCCGCAGAAGTTCGATCTTTCGGTTCTTCTATTATCTGTTCCTCCCGCTGAGTTTCCCGCTCACACTGATCGCTCGCGCCGTTTCCAGATTCACAGGACAGGAAACCCCTTCAGTCGACACGATGTTTGGGCGAACCCGGATGTTTGGACTGATTGCCAGTGGAGAGCGTGACGGAATATTAACACAGGTTCAGCGGCGCATGGCAGACAACCTCATCCACACCGAAGAATTGACACTGGCTGAACTCATGGAATCACCTGGTCAGATTCCAAGGGTTAGGCAGTCCGCGGGTCTGGAGACGGTGCTCGGTGTGGCAGCGGCGTCCGGCAGCGCTTGGGTCTTCCTCGAGCGTGAGCAACAGGAAGTCACCGGTGTAGTTCGTGTTTCCACGCTGATGTTGTCCCGATTCTCTCCTGCCGCAGTATCGGAACCTTTGCCACAGTTCAGCCAGGAAACACATCCACTGGTGGCACTTTCTGAATTATTCCGACAGCACGCACAGTTTGGGATCGTACGGGATCATGGTATCACCGTGGGAGTAATCCGTCGCAGTATCCTGAGCAGTCAGCTGTTAATGTCCCGAAAGGCCCCTGCGGTACCAACGACGGCATAG
- a CDS encoding aldo/keto reductase, which yields MIKKKLGRTGLEVTQLGYGSMGIRGPKTWGVRVVTEQAAEAFLNSVLDAGINLIDTSPDYGISEERIGRYISTRRSEFCLATKCGCVYTQHADHLEINHVWKKDVISRNLETSLRRLQTDHVDILQFHGVDAATLQQEGLIELLRDFRDQGMLRFIGASSTIPHLAALIDLDVFDTFQIPYSCLAPQHHDLITAAAESGAGIIVRGGVAHGGPDAEIQRPALNDVWNQARLDELLSPGMKRAELILRYTLSHPHCHTTIVGTCDPGHLAENVSAFEKGPLPDDLYRQIADRVAALIN from the coding sequence ATGATCAAAAAGAAACTTGGACGAACGGGGCTCGAAGTGACCCAGCTTGGTTACGGGAGCATGGGGATCCGCGGGCCCAAAACATGGGGCGTGCGGGTTGTGACGGAACAGGCAGCGGAAGCGTTCCTCAATTCGGTGCTCGACGCCGGTATCAATTTGATTGATACGTCTCCCGATTATGGAATCAGTGAGGAACGCATTGGTCGCTACATCAGCACACGACGCAGCGAGTTCTGTCTCGCCACCAAATGTGGCTGTGTTTACACTCAACACGCCGATCATCTTGAGATTAACCATGTCTGGAAAAAAGACGTTATCTCTCGCAATCTTGAGACCAGCCTCCGGCGTCTGCAGACTGATCATGTGGATATCCTTCAGTTTCACGGGGTGGACGCGGCAACTCTGCAGCAGGAAGGTTTGATTGAACTGCTCCGGGACTTTCGGGATCAGGGCATGCTCCGATTCATTGGAGCATCCAGTACCATCCCGCACTTGGCAGCTCTCATCGATCTGGACGTTTTTGACACGTTTCAAATTCCGTATTCCTGCCTGGCTCCGCAGCATCATGACCTGATAACAGCCGCAGCTGAGTCCGGTGCCGGGATTATTGTACGGGGAGGCGTCGCCCACGGCGGTCCGGATGCTGAGATCCAGCGCCCCGCACTCAACGACGTGTGGAACCAGGCCAGACTGGATGAACTGCTTTCGCCGGGCATGAAACGAGCTGAATTGATTTTGCGTTACACTTTGAGCCACCCACACTGTCACACCACAATTGTCGGTACGTGCGATCCGGGACATCTGGCCGAAAATGTCTCTGCCTTTGAGAAAGGCCCTCTGCCCGATGATCTTTACAGGCAGATCGCAGACCGTGTCGCTGCACTGATCAACTGA